In Williamwhitmania taraxaci, a genomic segment contains:
- the groL gene encoding chaperonin GroEL (60 kDa chaperone family; promotes refolding of misfolded polypeptides especially under stressful conditions; forms two stacked rings of heptamers to form a barrel-shaped 14mer; ends can be capped by GroES; misfolded proteins enter the barrel where they are refolded when GroES binds) produces MAKEIKFNIEARDLLKKGIDELANAVKITLGPKGRNVVIDKKFGAPQVTKDGVTVAKEIELSDPYANIGAQMVKEVASKTADDAGDGTTTATVLAQSLITVGLKNVTAGANPMDLKRGIDKAVIKVVESLKKQSQSIGEDNLKIEQVATISANNDNTIGKLIAEAMGKVKREGVITVEESKGIETYVEVVEGMQFDRGFISPYFITDAEKMEVSLENPYILITDKKVSTMKDLLPVLEPVAQSGRALLIIAEDIDGEALATLVVNKLRGSLKIAAVKAPGFGDRRKEMLEDIAILTGGVVISEEKGLRLDGATLEMLGRAEKVTINKENTTLVNGAGEKAAIQSRVGQIKTQMENTTSDYDREKMQERLAKLAGGVAVLYVGASSEVEMKEKKDRVDDALSATRAAVEEGIVPGGGVAYIRAIEILEGLKGDNDDETTGMLIVKRAIEEPLRQIVTNAGLEGSVIVQKVKEGKGDFGYNARTDTYENLFKSGVIDPTKVTRIALENAASIAGMFLSTECVLVEKKEENSMPSMNPGMGGMGGMM; encoded by the coding sequence ATGGCTAAAGAAATAAAATTCAATATCGAAGCTCGCGACCTGCTTAAAAAAGGAATTGACGAACTTGCAAATGCAGTAAAAATAACCCTCGGACCAAAAGGTCGCAACGTGGTTATTGACAAAAAATTTGGTGCTCCCCAAGTAACTAAGGACGGCGTTACCGTTGCCAAGGAAATTGAACTTTCTGACCCATATGCAAACATTGGTGCTCAAATGGTTAAGGAAGTTGCTTCCAAAACCGCTGACGATGCCGGTGATGGTACAACTACTGCAACAGTTCTTGCCCAATCGCTTATTACCGTTGGCCTTAAGAACGTTACCGCTGGTGCAAACCCAATGGACCTAAAGAGGGGAATCGATAAGGCAGTTATTAAAGTTGTTGAAAGCCTAAAAAAGCAAAGCCAATCAATTGGTGAGGACAACCTCAAGATTGAGCAGGTAGCAACCATCTCAGCCAACAACGACAACACTATTGGCAAACTTATTGCTGAGGCAATGGGCAAGGTTAAGCGCGAAGGCGTTATCACCGTTGAAGAGAGCAAGGGTATTGAAACTTACGTAGAGGTTGTTGAGGGTATGCAGTTCGACAGAGGCTTCATCTCCCCCTACTTCATTACCGATGCGGAGAAAATGGAAGTATCACTCGAAAACCCATACATCCTCATTACCGATAAGAAGGTAAGCACCATGAAGGACTTGCTTCCTGTATTGGAACCTGTTGCTCAATCGGGACGTGCCCTTTTGATTATTGCCGAGGATATTGACGGCGAAGCGCTTGCAACCCTTGTGGTAAACAAACTCCGTGGCTCTCTTAAGATTGCAGCCGTTAAGGCTCCAGGCTTTGGCGATCGCCGTAAGGAAATGCTCGAAGATATTGCAATTCTAACCGGAGGCGTTGTTATCTCCGAAGAGAAGGGTCTACGTCTAGACGGCGCTACGCTCGAAATGCTTGGTCGTGCCGAGAAGGTTACCATCAATAAGGAGAATACCACTTTGGTAAATGGTGCTGGTGAAAAGGCTGCAATCCAAAGCCGTGTTGGCCAAATCAAAACCCAAATGGAGAACACTACCAGCGATTACGATCGCGAAAAGATGCAGGAGCGCTTGGCGAAACTTGCAGGTGGTGTAGCTGTTCTTTACGTTGGTGCTTCTTCGGAAGTAGAAATGAAGGAAAAGAAGGACCGCGTTGACGATGCACTTAGCGCAACCCGCGCTGCTGTTGAGGAAGGAATTGTTCCCGGTGGTGGTGTTGCTTACATCCGCGCTATTGAAATTCTTGAAGGTCTTAAGGGCGACAACGATGACGAAACTACCGGTATGCTTATCGTAAAGAGAGCAATCGAAGAGCCTCTTCGTCAAATTGTTACTAATGCAGGTCTCGAAGGTTCCGTAATTGTTCAGAAGGTGAAAGAAGGAAAGGGCGACTTTGGTTACAATGCGCGCACCGATACTTACGAAAACCTCTTCAAGAGCGGCGTTATCGACCCAACTAAGGTTACCCGTATTGCCCTTGAAAATGCAGCATCCATTGCTGGAATGTTCCTTTCAACCGAATGCGTTTTAGTTGAGAAAAAAGAAGAAAATTCAATGCCTTCAATGAACCCAGGAATGGGCGGTATGGGCGGTATGATGTAA
- a CDS encoding co-chaperone GroES, translating to MSKVKFTPLADRVLVEPKEAEEKTASGIYIPDTAKEKPQRGKVVAVGIGAKDITMEVKVGDEVLYGKYAGTEITIEGKDYLVMKQSDIFGCL from the coding sequence ATGTCAAAAGTAAAATTCACCCCACTAGCAGACAGAGTTCTTGTAGAACCAAAAGAAGCTGAAGAAAAAACTGCCAGTGGCATTTACATTCCCGACACAGCAAAGGAAAAACCTCAAAGAGGCAAAGTGGTTGCCGTGGGAATAGGCGCAAAGGATATAACCATGGAAGTTAAGGTAGGCGACGAAGTTCTCTACGGTAAATACGCAGGAACAGAAATTACCATCGAGGGTAAGGACTATCTTGTTATGAAACAATCGGACATTTTCGGTTGTCTCTAA
- the secG gene encoding preprotein translocase subunit SecG: MYTAISILIIIASILLAITVLAQNSKGGGLAANLSSTNQVMGVRKTADFVEKLTWGLAISLLVLSLLSVGFTGSTGKVNVKSEIVTKAKEVATPNQNQSFPVAAPKENKAQETPAQQQPAEKK, translated from the coding sequence ATGTATACCGCCATTTCAATCCTAATTATCATTGCGTCCATTCTATTGGCCATTACCGTTTTAGCTCAAAACTCCAAAGGTGGAGGGCTTGCAGCAAATCTCTCAAGCACAAACCAAGTTATGGGAGTAAGAAAAACGGCCGATTTTGTTGAAAAACTCACATGGGGCCTAGCCATTTCTCTTTTAGTTCTTAGCCTTTTATCCGTTGGATTTACTGGATCGACTGGAAAAGTTAACGTTAAATCGGAAATTGTGACAAAGGCAAAAGAGGTTGCCACCCCAAATCAAAATCAAAGCTTCCCTGTTGCTGCACCAAAAGAAAACAAAGCTCAGGAAACTCCAGCACAGCAACAGCCTGCTGAAAAGAAATAA